One genomic region from Enterobacter hormaechei ATCC 49162 encodes:
- the hpaR gene encoding homoprotocatechuate degradation operon regulator HpaR, which produces MHDSLTIALLQAREAAMGYFRPIVKRHNLTEQQWRIVRVLAEHPSMDFHDLAFRTCILRPSLTGILTRMERDGLVLRLKPVNDQRKLYVSLTKEGNALYQRAQAQVEEAYQQIEAEYTPEKMKQLTALLEEFIELGNRHIAARDEE; this is translated from the coding sequence ATGCATGACTCATTAACCATCGCGCTGTTGCAGGCGCGTGAAGCGGCGATGGGCTACTTCCGCCCGATAGTGAAGCGGCATAATCTGACCGAGCAGCAGTGGCGTATTGTCCGCGTGCTGGCCGAGCATCCTTCCATGGATTTTCACGATCTGGCGTTTCGCACCTGCATTTTACGCCCGAGCCTGACCGGCATTCTGACGCGGATGGAGCGCGACGGTCTGGTGCTGCGCTTAAAGCCGGTGAACGACCAGCGCAAGCTGTACGTGTCGCTGACGAAAGAAGGCAACGCACTGTACCAGCGTGCTCAGGCTCAGGTGGAAGAGGCGTACCAGCAGATTGAGGCGGAATATACGCCGGAGAAGATGAAGCAGCTCACGGCGCTGCTGGAAGAGTTTATTGAACTTGGAAACCGACATATTGCCGCGCGGGACGAAGAGT
- the hpaG gene encoding 4-hydroxyphenylacetate degradation bifunctional isomerase/decarboxylase, translating to MKGTVFAVALNHQSQRTAWAEAFEKAPYNAPPKTAVWFIKPHNTVIRAGEPIPFPQGETVLSGATVALVVGKTASKVRVEEAAAYIAGYALANEVSLPEESFYRPAIKAKCRDGFCPLGEPVAVDNVDNLTIITEINGREADHWNTADLHRNAAELLSALSEFATLNPGDAILLGTPQSRVEIRPGDRVRILAEGFPPLENPVVNERDVAIAQRTPPHATLFALGLNYADHASELDFKPPTEPLVFIKAPNTFNGDGQTSVRPNNVDYMHYEAELVVVIGKTARKVSEAEAMEYVAGYTVCNDYAIRDYLENYYRPNLRVKSRDGLTPISPNVVPKEAIPDPHNLTLRTFVNGELRQEGTTADLIFSIPFLIAYLSEFMTLQPGDMIATGTPKGLSDVVPGDEVVVEVEGVGRLVNRIVSEETAK from the coding sequence ATGAAAGGTACTGTTTTTGCCGTGGCGCTAAACCATCAAAGCCAGCGCACAGCCTGGGCTGAAGCGTTTGAAAAAGCCCCCTATAACGCGCCGCCAAAAACGGCGGTGTGGTTTATCAAGCCGCATAACACCGTTATCCGCGCAGGCGAACCGATTCCCTTCCCGCAGGGAGAAACCGTGTTAAGCGGTGCGACGGTAGCGCTGGTGGTGGGCAAAACCGCCAGCAAGGTACGCGTTGAAGAGGCGGCGGCGTACATCGCCGGGTATGCGCTCGCCAACGAGGTGAGCCTGCCGGAAGAGAGCTTCTACCGCCCGGCCATCAAGGCCAAATGCCGGGATGGTTTTTGCCCGCTTGGCGAACCTGTCGCCGTTGATAACGTCGATAACCTGACCATCATCACCGAGATCAACGGTCGCGAAGCGGACCACTGGAACACGGCCGATCTGCACCGCAACGCCGCCGAACTGCTGAGCGCCCTGAGCGAATTCGCCACCCTGAACCCCGGTGATGCGATATTGCTCGGCACCCCGCAAAGCCGCGTGGAGATCCGCCCGGGCGATCGCGTGCGCATTCTGGCGGAAGGTTTCCCGCCGCTGGAAAACCCGGTGGTCAATGAACGCGACGTTGCCATCGCTCAACGCACGCCGCCGCACGCCACATTGTTTGCCCTCGGTCTGAATTATGCCGACCACGCCAGCGAGCTGGACTTTAAGCCGCCCACCGAGCCGCTGGTGTTTATCAAAGCGCCGAACACCTTTAACGGCGACGGCCAGACCTCGGTGCGCCCGAACAATGTCGACTATATGCACTACGAGGCCGAGCTGGTGGTAGTCATCGGTAAAACCGCGCGCAAGGTGAGCGAAGCCGAGGCGATGGAGTATGTGGCGGGCTACACGGTGTGCAACGACTACGCCATCCGCGACTATCTCGAAAACTACTACCGCCCGAATCTGCGGGTGAAAAGCCGCGACGGGCTGACCCCCATCAGCCCGAACGTGGTGCCAAAAGAAGCCATTCCTGACCCACACAACTTAACCCTGCGCACCTTCGTCAACGGTGAACTGCGTCAGGAAGGCACCACCGCCGATCTCATTTTCAGCATCCCATTCCTGATTGCGTATCTGAGCGAGTTTATGACCCTGCAACCGGGCGACATGATTGCCACCGGCACGCCGAAGGGGCTGTCCGACGTGGTACCGGGCGATGAGGTGGTGGTGGAAGTGGAAGGCGTAGGCCGTCTGGTAAACCGAATTGTCAGTGAGGAGACCGCAAAATGA
- the hpaE gene encoding 5-carboxymethyl-2-hydroxymuconate semialdehyde dehydrogenase — MKKINHWINGKNVAGSEYFHTTNPASGEVLAEVASGGEAEIHQAVAAAKEAFPKWANLPMKERARLMRRLGDLIDQNVPDIAAMETADTGLPIHQTKNVLIPRASHNFEFFAEVCQQMNGKTYPVDDKMLNYTLVQPVGVCALVSPWNVPFMTATWKVAPCLALGNTAVLKMSELSPLTADRLGELALEAGIPAGVLNVVQGYGATAGDALVRHHDVRAVSFTGGTATGRNIMKNAGLKKYSMELGGKSPVLIFEDADIERALDAALFTIFSINGERCTAGSRIFIQQSIYPEFVKRFAERASRLRVGDPTDPNTQIGALISQQHWEKVSGYIRLGIEEGATLLAGGPDKPTDLPAHLKGGNFLRPTVLADVDNRMRVAQEEIFGPVACLLPFKDEAEGLRLANDVEYGLASYIWTQDVSKVLRLARNIEAGMVFVNTQNVRDLRQPFGGVKASGTGREGGEYSFEVFAEMKNVCISMGDHPIPKWGI; from the coding sequence ATGAAAAAGATTAACCACTGGATCAACGGGAAAAACGTCGCCGGAAGTGAGTACTTCCACACCACCAACCCGGCCTCCGGCGAGGTGCTGGCTGAAGTGGCCTCCGGCGGGGAAGCCGAAATCCATCAGGCCGTTGCCGCCGCCAAAGAGGCGTTCCCGAAATGGGCCAACCTGCCGATGAAGGAGCGCGCGCGCCTGATGCGTCGCCTGGGCGATCTGATTGACCAGAACGTGCCGGACATTGCCGCGATGGAAACCGCCGACACCGGCCTGCCGATCCACCAGACCAAAAACGTGCTCATTCCGCGCGCCTCGCACAACTTTGAATTCTTCGCCGAGGTGTGCCAGCAGATGAACGGCAAAACCTACCCGGTCGATGACAAGATGCTCAACTACACCCTGGTGCAGCCAGTGGGCGTCTGCGCGCTGGTGTCGCCGTGGAACGTGCCGTTTATGACCGCCACCTGGAAGGTTGCGCCGTGCCTCGCGCTGGGAAACACCGCGGTGCTGAAGATGTCTGAACTCTCGCCGCTGACCGCCGACCGTCTGGGCGAGCTGGCGCTGGAGGCGGGCATTCCGGCGGGCGTGCTGAACGTGGTGCAGGGCTATGGCGCGACGGCGGGCGACGCGCTGGTGCGCCATCACGACGTGCGCGCCGTCTCCTTTACCGGCGGGACCGCCACCGGGCGCAACATCATGAAAAACGCCGGGCTGAAGAAATACTCTATGGAGCTGGGCGGTAAATCGCCGGTATTGATTTTTGAAGACGCCGACATCGAGCGTGCGCTGGACGCCGCCCTGTTCACCATCTTCTCCATCAACGGCGAACGCTGCACCGCTGGCTCGCGCATCTTTATCCAGCAGAGCATCTACCCGGAATTCGTCAAGCGCTTCGCCGAGCGCGCCAGCCGCCTGCGCGTGGGCGACCCGACCGATCCGAACACCCAGATTGGTGCGCTCATCAGCCAGCAACACTGGGAAAAAGTCTCCGGCTATATCCGTCTCGGTATTGAAGAAGGCGCGACCCTGCTGGCGGGCGGCCCGGACAAACCAACCGATCTGCCTGCGCACCTGAAGGGCGGCAACTTCCTGCGCCCGACCGTACTGGCGGATGTTGATAACCGCATGCGCGTGGCGCAGGAGGAGATCTTCGGGCCGGTGGCCTGCCTCCTGCCGTTCAAAGACGAAGCGGAGGGCCTGCGGCTGGCGAACGACGTGGAGTACGGGCTGGCGTCATATATCTGGACCCAGGACGTCAGCAAAGTGCTGCGTCTGGCGCGCAATATCGAAGCGGGCATGGTGTTCGTTAACACCCAGAACGTGCGCGACCTGCGCCAGCCCTTTGGCGGCGTGAAAGCCTCCGGCACCGGGCGCGAGGGTGGCGAGTACAGCTTTGAAGTCTTCGCGGAGATGAAGAACGTCTGCATCTCCATGGGCGACCATCCGATTCCAAAATGGGGGATCTGA
- the hpaD gene encoding 3,4-dihydroxyphenylacetate 2,3-dioxygenase, producing the protein MGKLALAAKITHVPSMYLSELPGKNHGCRQSAIDGHKEISKRCRELGVDTIIVFDTHWLVNSAYHINCADHFSGVYTSNELPHFIRDMTYDYDGNPELGQLIADEAVKRGVRAKAHNIPSLKLEYGTLVPMRYMNADKHFKVISISAFCTVHDFADSRRLGEAIVSAIEKYDGTVAVLASGSLSHRFIDDQRAEEGMNSYTREFDRQMDERVVKLWREGQFKEFCSMLPEYADYCYGEGNMHDTVMLLGMLGWDKYDGKVEFLTELFASSGTGQVNAVFPLPA; encoded by the coding sequence ATGGGAAAATTAGCGTTAGCGGCAAAAATCACCCACGTCCCGTCGATGTATCTCTCCGAACTGCCGGGCAAAAACCACGGCTGCCGCCAGTCGGCCATCGACGGGCATAAAGAGATCAGCAAGCGCTGCCGCGAGCTGGGCGTGGACACCATCATCGTGTTCGACACCCACTGGCTGGTGAACAGCGCGTACCACATCAACTGCGCGGACCATTTTTCAGGCGTCTACACCAGCAACGAGCTGCCGCATTTTATTCGCGACATGACCTACGACTACGACGGCAACCCGGAACTCGGTCAGCTGATCGCCGACGAGGCGGTGAAGCGTGGCGTGCGCGCCAAAGCGCACAACATCCCGAGCCTCAAGCTGGAGTACGGCACGCTGGTGCCGATGCGCTACATGAACGCGGATAAGCACTTCAAAGTGATCTCCATCTCGGCGTTCTGCACGGTTCACGACTTCGCCGACAGCCGCAGGCTGGGCGAGGCCATCGTCAGCGCCATCGAAAAATACGACGGCACCGTGGCGGTGCTCGCCAGCGGCTCGCTCTCGCACCGCTTTATCGATGATCAGCGCGCGGAGGAGGGGATGAACAGCTACACCCGCGAGTTCGACCGCCAGATGGACGAGCGGGTGGTGAAGCTGTGGCGCGAAGGCCAGTTTAAGGAGTTTTGCAGCATGCTGCCGGAATACGCCGACTACTGCTATGGCGAGGGCAACATGCACGACACGGTGATGCTGCTGGGGATGCTCGGCTGGGACAAATACGACGGCAAGGTGGAGTTCCTCACCGAGCTGTTCGCCAGTTCCGGCACTGGTCAGGTTAACGCCGTTTTCCCGCTGCCCGCGTAA
- a CDS encoding 5-carboxymethyl-2-hydroxymuconate Delta-isomerase has product MPHFIAECTDNIREQADLPGLFAKVNEALAATGIFPIGGIRSRAHWLDTWQMADGRHDYAFVHMTLKIGAGRSLESREAVGEMLFELIKTHFAELMAERYLALSFAMEELDPTLNYKQNNVHALFK; this is encoded by the coding sequence ATGCCGCATTTTATTGCTGAATGTACCGACAACATCCGCGAGCAGGCCGACCTGCCGGGGCTGTTCGCCAAAGTGAACGAGGCGCTGGCCGCCACGGGCATCTTCCCCATCGGCGGTATCCGCAGCCGCGCCCACTGGCTGGACACCTGGCAGATGGCCGACGGCAGGCACGATTACGCCTTTGTGCATATGACGCTGAAGATTGGTGCCGGGCGCAGCCTGGAGAGCCGGGAAGCCGTGGGGGAGATGCTGTTTGAGCTGATCAAAACGCACTTCGCGGAGCTGATGGCGGAGCGCTATCTGGCGCTGTCGTTCGCCATGGAAGAACTCGATCCGACGCTCAACTACAAGCAGAACAACGTGCACGCGTTGTTTAAGTAA
- the hpaH gene encoding 2-oxo-hept-4-ene-1,7-dioate hydratase — MLDKHTHTLIAHRLHQAEQSREQIRAISLEYPEITIEDAYAVQREWVNLKIAEGRVLKGHKIGLTSKAMQASSQISEPDYGALLDNMFFHDGSDIPVDRFIVPRIEVELAFVLAKPLRGPNCMIFDVYNATDYVIPALELIDARCHNIDPETQRPRKVFDTISDNAANAGVILGGRPIKPDELDLRWISALLYRNGVIEETGVAAGVLNHPANGVAWLANKLAPYDVQLEPGQIILGGSFTRPVPASRGDTFHVDYGNMGSISCRFV; from the coding sequence ATGCTCGACAAACACACCCATACTCTGATCGCCCACCGCCTGCATCAGGCGGAACAATCCCGGGAGCAAATCCGCGCGATCTCGCTGGAGTACCCGGAGATCACCATTGAAGACGCCTACGCCGTCCAGCGCGAATGGGTGAACCTGAAAATTGCCGAAGGCCGTGTGCTGAAAGGCCACAAGATCGGCCTCACCTCCAAAGCGATGCAGGCCAGCTCGCAGATCAGCGAGCCGGACTACGGTGCACTGCTGGACAACATGTTCTTCCACGACGGCAGCGACATCCCCGTGGATCGCTTTATCGTCCCGCGCATTGAAGTGGAGCTGGCCTTCGTGCTGGCAAAACCGCTGCGCGGCCCGAACTGCATGATCTTCGACGTCTACAACGCCACGGACTACGTCATCCCCGCCCTGGAACTGATCGACGCCCGCTGCCACAACATCGACCCGGAAACCCAGCGCCCGCGCAAGGTGTTCGACACCATCTCCGATAACGCCGCCAATGCGGGCGTGATCCTCGGCGGCCGCCCAATTAAACCCGACGAGCTGGATCTGCGCTGGATCTCCGCCCTGCTCTACCGCAACGGCGTGATCGAAGAGACCGGCGTTGCCGCTGGCGTGCTTAACCACCCGGCGAACGGCGTGGCGTGGCTGGCGAACAAACTCGCGCCATACGATGTGCAGCTTGAACCAGGGCAAATCATCCTCGGCGGCTCGTTTACCCGCCCGGTACCCGCCAGCAGGGGCGACACCTTCCACGTCGACTACGGCAACATGGGCTCCATCAGCTGCCGCTTTGTATAA